The genome window AACACCGGTGTCTCATAGTATCTGACCTGCTCATCTGGGTATAGACTGAAATTTTTCCTGTTCTCCCATGCACACCATGCAACAGATATGGAAGGGAGAAGACAAACACTAAAACACTTCTGTTTGTCCCTTACAAAGGAAGCCACATGAATGGTTGCCATGATTCCAATTTGGTTTGAGGTTacttgttttcatgtttcagaAGACTAACAggataaacaaagaaaaatgttgctaCATTTAAGAtctgaatatacagtacattgaatcaataaaaaaagattGTCAGATCATGTTAAACTTCCAGAGATACTGTGATTGTATTGAGTCAAGTTGCTCTAAACATATTTTTGGCAAACTCCTTCATGTCCGCAGTATTCAGTGAATACACAATGGGGCTAATCATTGAAGGTAATGAGTATTACAGTGATGTATTGATTATTCGGGCATTGGGGTGAAGGGAGATGGTTACTGCAGCTATGTAAATACCTACtatgggaaaataaaatagtgaCACCAGTGCcagatgggggaaaaaacagattttaaggGCTTTCAGACATCCTTCCCATGAAACAATTTTAAACAGTGCTAACATAATGCAAGCATATAACAACCCAATCAAGTTAGTGGTAGAGGAAGGAATGCAACAGTATTCAAATAAGccattgagctggaggaagttggaAGGGACAGGGGTGtatgggcctctctgctctccctgttgccattgtgaccctagaaggacaagcaggcaagaaaatggatggatggatgtaattaatggaaattatttGCAGGTGTAATTACAATAATGCAATTATTTGCATTATTGAAATGGGCAGAACTGTTGTTACATGGCAGTTTCTATTACTGGTGGAAGTGTCTTCAGaccacatcctggacaggaagAAAGCTTAGCAGCTTGGTGTTGTCATGGTTGTGGACAGGAGACAGCAGGtggggtttggacccaagtgcaggggcTGTATCTTCagaatcaaaagaaaaaacaggaacaaTCAGAGATGGAGGTCAAGGACAGGCGAGGATCTTCTGAGGGACGAACGTCATTTCAGGGGTGAAGCAATACTCAGAAACTGGTGAACAAGCCAAGGTCAAAAaagccaggagaagcaggaCCATTAAACAGGGACTAGAGTACTGGGAAGGCAAGCCGCTGAATGCACAAGCCAACTGGTGGGCATTGTAGATTCCACACCCAGTGCTGTGACGGCACTGCCTTTATGCTGTGTCGTTTTAATTGGCAACAGGTACTCTCGCTGAGCCTGTGGATGTAGACGTGACAGTTGTAGGCCTTGaccaatgtaaaatgtgtggaCAGGCACTGCTGGCTACTAAACTGCAAGAAAGAATTAACTTTCCTTACAATCTGCTGACGTATGAGATTTGAGTGGCTGGTCTGGGTGTGTAGTGACCATGCTTTATTCCTAGTGTTGACTGACAGGAACCCTGGTCCTCAGATGGAAACCAGAAATTGAAGTTGGAGCAGCGTGGTGGAGCAGATCATCCCACCAGGCATGACTAAGAACCTCAGGTACTGTGGCGGTTGCGTGTTTTACTGATTGGCAAAAAGAGAGCCAACCAGTTCAGGCCATGTGTATTACAATTTTTCCCGATCGATTTGACACGTTACTCCAAACTCCGCTCAccgctctcaaaacaattaacacagccacctgaacacttcattcattgtcctaaatacattgtaagttcttgtctatctcatactactttcaaatgacatgcatacttttaccaaaacactgtgcacaaaattctgcaatgtttgcacagcagttcatacagccaaccaTAACTGTCATatatcaggaaaaaagcaattgcatgtcACTGGTTTAACAcagggtgtgcggtggcgcagtgggttggactgggtcctgctctccagggggtctggggttcgggtcctgcttggggtgccttgcgatggactggcgtcccatcctgggtgtgtcccctccccctcacgccctgtgttaccgggtaggctgtgtgtgtgtgtggggtttgacACAAATCCCAAACATGtatgtaccattttgctaaacacaacaagcaaaactctgtcatttgttcaatgctcagttacacatggtatgttctcacacacacacacacacacacacacacacacacacacacacacatttttagaaccgctagtcccagacagggtcacggggaaccagagcctacccggtaacacagggcgtaaggccagagggggaaggggacacacccaggacaggacgccagtccaccgcaaggcaccccaagcgggattcgaatcccagacccactggagagcaggactgtggtctaacccaccacgccaccatgccactgtgcTCCTTAAAGCTGCCTTCAgtcttaacaaaaaaaggagaagagggaggaacgTGATTGGCCATCATGCCACAGTCCTTGGACAGCAgggaggcaacatcaccatgtctgctgcaatttcaactactggtgtTACAGTATACAATGCTGTCTGGGGGCCAtacaacaccacacacacagtctgaaccacttgtctcatacagggttgcagggagccagagcctaatccagcaacacagagtgtaaggctggaaggggaggggacacacccaggatgggacaccaatccatcacaaggcaccccaagtgagactcaagccccagaccccccggagagcaggacctggtccaacccagtgtgccaccacaccccccaacatAACAACAGCAAAAGGATACAAATTTTCTTGAACTCCCTCAGTGAAATCCTCTTCGCAcaggttgaccagaagcaaatggatcgagattttgtagttgtttgggacaatgtgccattccaccGTTCGGCACTGGTGcgggagtggtttgagcatcacccccgtttcaggatggtgttccttccaccatattctcctttcctgaattcaGCTGAGGAGTTcttctgttggagatggaaagtgtatgattGCAACCCTTACAATCTTCTTtaagcaatggaagaggcctgtggagatgttgaggcagtagtttctgttatacaacagaactcctcagCCGAGAACTTCACGATaaacgtgtatttgcattcatgtaggTATGGGGGTAGGGGacacggtggtacagtgggttggaccgggttctgctttccagtgggtctggggttcgagtcctgcttggggtgccttgtgatagactggtgtcccgtcctgggtgtgttccctctcctccagccattttccttgtgttgctgggttaggctccagctccctgcgaccctgtatgggacaagcggtttcagatgtaatgtgtgtgtacatcagactaCGTTGTACAATCAATAGACCACACGAGTGTAcgttagtatttaattttagtaaatgcattagtagaagaaaaggcagtacttcTTTATGTGGGGGAATTGAACTGTTTTGTCAAGGTAAGAGTGTGTTtagttggctgtgttaattgttttgcgAGTACTTACATTCATTTGTCAAAACGATTGAGGAAAAACTGTAGTTCTTGCCTGGAGGAAATTTGTAGTTTAGGAGAACTTGTAGGCTGATAGACTTGGACCTGCAAAGGCTGCTGGGAAACTTCGTAAATAGGTCTGCTGAGACACATGATGGTTTGTTTGGGTTTCGTGCATATAATGGTTCACAAATTGTTGTTTAAGcttagttttaatgtattttaggtttgtctgtttttaacaTATTTCTTGTGTGAGCATTCCTATCACTAAGTTGAGTTAAACGCTGTGGCCTGATaatggtttgtatgttttggctgcacttaacgcttttatcTAAAGTTGAGGTGACattggacaaggcacaagaaaccccatcacaaacaaccactggtaccagaacaagtaacagacccatcaatgcAAACAGCTGTTAAAGCAGATGACCCAtggatgagtcagtcctgcagcttgcaggccaagttctgggacggAGCAAATGAACCCCTCCAGCTGAGGTTTACACCATCACGTGtggaaaaacctgggcctttcccagaaatcatcccagttattaacaaatgatatgcGATTAGAGTGGCACcatgtctccaaccacctgttaaaggaccCCAGTCTATTGTGGACTATATCCCCCATGAAGAGCCTAGGTAAAGGATCAGAATTGTGATCAGGGTTGTCTGGTGACTGACTAGGTCCGTGGCCAGCATTGGCTGAGCTGTTTTGAGACCCACTGCATCCTCTGTTTGCTTGCAAtcttgtatttgtatttctgttttgtcaaACATGTTTCTATGACTTAAGTTTAAGCCTTTGAAGTGTATCCTGTGCTGCCTGGCCAGTCTGGGGAATCTGAACTGATATCTGTGCTTTTAGAGCATTTACTTTTCCACCCCTCTTTGTGGATGTGGCATAAGATTCAGAAAGGTTTTAGACAACGGAGCAATGTTTGACCTTCGGACTGTCTCAGTGCTGTTGGCCTTTCTATATCATCTGTCAGTTGCCGCTCTATTATTTCTTGAGTTATGTTCCTTCTGGTTTATTAATCAATAATCAGATTTTTAATATGAGATAAAACAAATTAGGCCTGTCAAGTTGTATTATTTGCTCTCAGTTAAGTCTGAGCTTAGTGCTGTACTCTGTGGGGTTTTGTGTAATGGTGGTCAGTGCTTTGCTGTGTTCCGAAATAAATGACACTACAAGATTTTGAGTGAAATCAAGTGTTTACTGAGactgagacaacagcactagacaaaacacaaattaaaaagtattgtGAGAAAAcgtagaataaatgaatgtaaaaataaacacgcAATTTAAATGCTTGACTTGGAATTGGGTCGGTAGGAGACGGTGAAGTTAAAACGGGTGAAAAACAGGGCCTGATGGACGTTTGGTCGACGGGCCTTCTTGATACTCGAGATTACGGTGGTCGGTGAGTACGAGGAACAAGTGTACCGCTCCCTCGAGCCAGTGTTGCCATTCATTGAGCGTGAGTTTGacagcaaggagttcccggtttcCTATGTCGTAATTGCATTCGTCCAGGGACAACTTACgggaaaagaatgcgcaagggaACAGCTCTGTTGTATTCCCTTGCCTCTGGGAAAGAACAGCCCTGACTCTGACTGATGAGGCTtcgacctccaccacgaacggcAGGGCGGCATCGGGATGCTTGAGCACTGGGGCTGAAACATGCCTTCAAACCCTGGAATGCCTTCTCACCAGCATCACTCCAGGGTAGTCGGTGCTCCTCATGCGCAGTGAGGGCCGAGAGAAGAGCCGCCAGGGTGCTGAAGCCTCGAATGAAGTGACGTTAAAAATTCGCGACGCTACGAAAACGCTGGAGTGCTTCCACCGTGGTGGGTCTAGGTCAGGCAGTCACTGCGCGGACCTTCCGAGGGTCCATGGTGACCCTGTTTCGCTCAGGACATAACCCAGGAAAGAGACCTGGGTCTGGTGAAAGAGGTATTTCTTCCCCCTTGACGTACAACCAGTGCTGGAGTAGCTGGCGCAAGACTGTCCGTACCCAGTTGACGTGTTCTTCTCGCGTCTGGGAGAAGATCAGAATGTCATCTAGGTAGACAATCACAAAGCAGTTGATGCAGTCCCCAAGAATGTGGTTCATATAAGCCTGGAAGACTGAGGGAGCATTTGATAGACTCAAAGGCATGACCCGGtattcataatgacccagggaGGTGGAAAACGCTGTGTTTCACTAGTCCCCCTTGTGGATATGAACCAGATTATATGCACTTCGGAGATCGACCTTTGTGAAGATGGTAGAACCGTTGATGCTCTCCAGGGCGGCAGATCGGGGCAAGGGATAATGGACTGTGATGGCATTCAGCCTGCGGTAATCGATATAGAGACAGAGACCCCCGTTTTTCTTACCCACAAAGGAGCCAGCAGATACGGGTGAGGTGGAGGGCTGGATGAGACCCGAAGCCAGCGCCTCagtgatgtactcctgcatggccttcTGCTCAGGTAAGGACAGGGGGTACACCTGGCTCCGGGGAGGCGTCGTTCCCGGCAACAGATCGATAGCATAATCCCAGGGTCAGTGAGGGGGAAAGTCAGCCGCTCAAGTCTTACTAAAGACCTCTTAAAGGTCCTTATATTCTTGAGGCACCTCCACTGGGGGAAGCCCCGCAACTCCCTCCACGGACGTAGCCCGGCACAGAAGTGCTAGGCAGGAGTACTGGCACCTGTCGCCCCAGGCCACCAGCTCCCGGGTACTCCACGAGAACATCGGGTCACAACAGACTAGCCACGGGAAGCCTAGAATGATCGGGATGTCTGGAGCATGGATCAAAAAGAAGGTTAGGTTCTCCTGGTGACATGCCCCTATACCAGTCTGGAGCGATGGTTCAAGTGTCCACCACATCCGACCCTAGGGGTTGGCTGTCAAGGGCACTCACACGCAGCTTGACCTCACAGGTCGGTGGGAAATGTGGTGCATGTTAGAAAACACCATATCCATAAAACAACCGGCTGCCTCAGAATCTATCAAGCCAGGGGCATGCAACAGGTGTCCCTCCTAGGCTATACAGACCAGCAACATCAGTTGGCCCTGTACTCCCCGGGACTCACGTTTGTTTCCCCTGGAGTCCTTTGAGGTGGCCGCAACGGACAGGCTGATCGGACGTGGCCCGGGGAGCCACAGTAGAGGGACAGGTTTCCCAGAATGTGGCACCTCCTCCCCTTGGGGTCTGGTTTGCTCTGGCCCACCTGCAAACCGGGTGGTGGCAAAGGATAAAAAGTTGGGCCACTTCACAGGGTTTGGTCCCGGCTGAGGTTGTCCACCGCAATGGCAGTCTCCACGAAGTGGTCGAAGCTCCAATTTTCCCCCCGATAGATGAGCTCCTCTTGGATCTGGGGTTGGAGCCTGTTTCAAAAGCAGGTAAGAAGGGCTGTGGAGTTCCAACCACTTTGCTCCACCAAGGTCTGGAACTCAAGGGCCTAATCGGCCATGGTCCGGgttccctggtgctggtgcaGGAGACGGTGACTGGCCGAATGATCTGCATAAGGATGGTCAAACACCGCCTCAAACCTTTTCTGAAAGGTGGCGTAGGTCGTCTTCGGGCGCATGCGCCACACCGCCGTCACCCAGGTGCACATTGGACCAAGTAGCAGCACCACCATGATCACAATCATTGCATTGTCGGATTGGTACATTAAAGGAGAGCAGGCGAACACCAGCTCGCACTGCATCAAGAAACCTTAACACTGCTCTGATGTTCCATCGTACCTCTCTGGGGTGGCGATGTGCATCCTTGGGTAGGAGGTGCTGGCGCAGTGCTCTCTTAGGGGGGAGCGGGCTCAGCCTCCTCGGTGGGTTTGAGAACCCCCCCTGGCTTGGAGGACTTTTATCAGCCCGTTTAGCATCTCTTCAAAGCGTTTAAGGGTCTGTTCATGAGCACCGAGAAGTGCGCCCCGCAACGCCAAAGCACTCCGCAGATAGACGAGTTATGCTGAGTCCGGAGTAGaggtggaatcttctgtcatggcGACAGGACTCAGGAAGGTGATGCAGTCAAGCGCAAATtgagttttcctttttattggaAAACAGGGAGCAGGCAGGAGAATGGTCAAGGGTCATGCGATCGGTAAACGTTGTTGAAAGGACAAGACAGGAATTGAGGTCAAGAAGAAAACAGGCAGAAGGTCGGTAATCCAAAACGAGTTGCAACAAATGCGGGTCGAGCAGGAAGCAGCGGTTGCCCATTACTGAGGTACCCAGTAGGCAACCCATCGACGCTGCCTTTTATCTGCTATCCCATCAGGGTGCAATAGGTGTTGCCGATATGCTGGCAGATGGGGTCGTGACAGCTGTGtgctgttctctggtgggtctggggttcgagtcctgcttggagtgccctgtggcagacgGGCCCCCgcccagcctcgcgccctgtgttgctgggttaggctctggttcactgctaccccgcttgggacaagccgtttcagccAGAGTGTGTGAAAACCTCAGTATCTGTGGCAAAACTACTATTACAGAACTGTACAAGTTTTTATGTGCTTATTCAAAGCAATGGTTTTCAACTGGAAACAAGAGAAAGGCAAGAACTAAAAAAAAGATATTGACTTTAGATGCCTTGTCTTTAGTACTGTGTGAAACaacaagcaatttaaaatatgtatttttagtaGTTCTGCCCAGATCCTTGCATATTAGGCAAAGGAAGTGCTTTGGTAAGAGACTACAGACCATAAAACCTTAAGGCACAGAACATATTAAATGGTAGTCTTAAAAGATCCCTTGTCTCataatataaagaaacataaaacTTCAGCTATttcaaatatacatacattgtacacatacagtatttgggTAGTTTTTTCAGCAGTAAGTTTTAAATAGCTTGTAATTCTCTAAATAAAACCACACCAAAGCTTTCAAATACAACTCCAATTCCAAAAAGTTAGGAAGGACTTGgcctttatatatatttaatgcagGCTCATTGTATAGTAAAGCATGATTTCACCTGTTTCAGAACATCTTGCTATTTCAAATTTTCACATTGTTATTAGTCCTAAACACTTGACTGTCACAGCTTttttggaacatgttgcaggcatttatttcaaaataaacgTTTATCTTCAAGAACAATGCAGTTGATCTGGTAAACGTGAAATGCCTTGTCTtgatactgtttttgtttgaatacaaaccaaagtaaatttacaaatcactcctttttgttttatgttgttttagcattttccataaTGTCCCAAGTTTTTTGGAATTGGtgttgtattttaatgaaaaatatgttcttCATTAAGTCTAGACTATCTACTCCTGTCAGAATCAAAGTGAGTGTTATTGTCACTCCACCTACAGCTTAGTCACACATACAGGAGAATAAAATTTTGTTACTCTTGGACCTTCGTGTTACATAGAACGTATAGTGCAGTGTTCTACCAATAGACAAATGCAAGTACAGGACAGTGCAGGATAAGAAATCTCAGACTTCTACAAAAGTTTTTCAGCATatcaataaattaaactttaagcACATTTTAGAACTCCTGATTGgaaacagggggtgcggtggcgcagtggcgtagtgggttggactgcagtcctgctttccggtgggtctggggttcaagtcccgcttggggtgccttgtggcggactggcgtcctgtcctgggtgtgtccccttacgccctgtgttgccgggtaggctctggttccctgtgaccccgtaagggacaagcggttctgaaaatgtgtgtgtgattggaaGCGATGATCTTACATGGATTCttccaatttaaaaaagttgttGTTTTTAGATCATTGAAACACCATCTTTGTCAACGCATATTTTAAGGGTGTCTATTCCTAATGCCCCAAAACTGCCTACCTTTTgggatgtctttttttttgaatgacagaggaagatgaaaaacaaagaaatacaaatgtTGCTGAACTAggtatgtaaatatacattgttTTTATGCAGTACAAAAAGGATGATGAATGATGAGATTATTCTTCTAAAGCAGTTACAGTACTGAGTGTATTTgctctgaacatttttttggcaAACTCCTTGATCTCCACGGTATTCAGTGAATACACAATGGGGTTAATCATTGGAGGTAATGAGTATGACAGTGATGTATTGATTATTTTGGCATTGCGGTGGATGGAGACAGTCATAGCAGTTATGTAAGTACACGCTGTCggaatgtaaaatattgacaCCAGTGTGAAGTGAGAAAAACAAGTTTGAAGGGCTTTTAAACGCCCTTCCCATGACGTGATTTTAAATAGTGCCACCAAAATACAGATGTATGACAATCCAATTAGAGTTAGTGGTAGAAAAATGAATATAGCTATGTTAAAATAAGCCATGATGATGTTCAGAGAATAGTCATTACAAGCCAATCTGTATAATGGTCCATTGTCACAGAAGAAGCTATCAATCACTGTAGACTCACAGAAGGAAAGTCTGGTGTGTAAACCCACTGTGAAAGACATGACTGCTGAATTGAatgtccatgtgacagtgataaGCACCCCTACTGAGATGTTTGTGACAACAGCATGGTACCTCAGTGGAATACATATTGCAACAAATCTGTCATATGCCAGAATAACGACAGTGGTTGACTGCATAGagctaaagaaaaacacaaaaaacaaatttgccAAGCAAGCCTCATAAGAAATTTCCTGTGAATCAAAGAGAAAGGTTTTAATCAAATTAGGAATAAGTGCAGTGCTCTCGCACACATCAACGATGGCTAAGTTAAAAATAGCCATATACTTTGGGGTGTGAAGACTGCGGTCtgtgtaaataataatcatgacAAATGAGTTTCCCAGCATGGTAACAACATaaacaaaagacaagaaaatgtaGTAGTAGTTGCTATGTGGAATGTTAGAAAATCCACTGATGAAAAAGAATGCAGGTCGCAGAGGCACATTCAAGGAGGAATTCTTGGAAAACATGGCACTCATCTTCCTCTGGCTTCAACTTTTTCAGACTACGAAATACAAAATTTATCATGTTATCTGCAAATATCAACCACAAGGGAAACATGGTGCTGAGTGCTTTTTTTCAGCCACATGTAAATTGTGTATAAATGGTGATTTAAGTGATAATGTTTTTATAACAATGGGACTGAGTACATATAAAAGCTTTTTCATCGCTGATCAAAATTGACTGACTAAAATTGTACATGACATTTTAGAACATTAAGAATTTATACTAAACAATTCACCTGGAACAGTATATAATCAGAAGTAATGGATGATGAATAAAACCTTAATCAGAAATACATTTAGAAGTATATTTTAAAGCGTTTACAATACTCACCATAACATCTCACTTAGTCTCAAAAGGTAGTaataaattttttctttataaaccAGTCATCTGAATATTATTGCCTATTTCCACGAAGCAAAGATCTTATTTTGGTGGAGTCTTCTTCAATGTAACCTACATCCTAACAGTGGATTTGCAAACAACTCCATGGCTTTTATGCATGGCACTCTGAATAAGTCCACTTGTATGACATCACAGTAAGAGAACGGcagtttaattgatttttttttttttaaattttccatttatggTCAGACTTACTTCCTTGTTAACTCTTTTGCTTTGTATGTAGGGTTTTGGTTTTCTATGTTGAAAATAAGGACTCTGACAGTACTCAGATGttataagtttctttggaatTGCATTGTCAACCACCATTCAAAGTACACTATTCTAGCTACTTTATGACTGAGCTGTTGTTGCTCCTAGATGCTTCCAGTTCACAATAATAGCACTTACAGTCAACTGGGGCAGATGTAACTGAGCAAATTTCATGTATCGACATGTGACAAAGGTGGCATCCTATGAAAATGCCACGTTCAAAGATGCGGAGATCTTTAGAACGAGCCATTGTACAGCCAGTGTTTGTCAACGGCTGAAGCTTGAAGTCAATAATTATAAGGGGTGTCCAAATACTTTTGACCCTATAGTGGTTGGTACATGGGTACAATATCAATATGTCTCCTAGGATTCAGTATCCATCTTTACAACCCTAAAAGTGAGCTGCTTCTTAAAACTAGTGCAACATAGGCTGTTGATCAACTTATACCATCTTGACGTATCTTCCGTGGCCTCAGTAACAATTTTGTTGGTTTCCCCTGCTCTTATTATTCACAAAGCCTATCTTTCCTGCACTTCCCTGCAAAGCCCCTGCAGTTTATACCATACAGCTTGCCTTTCAGCTACTTAGTCAGCAGAACTTATCCATCCTTCCCTTCATACTTGCCCAGCTTCCTGTCACTGACCTCCTCTATGAATTCTTGCCAAGTGCTGTGGCATCTTTCATGACAGGTCACTTAAcgtacattttcagtgttttgcctGTGCTGTAATTAAAGGAAATTATTTGCTTGTGGAGAATGGGGAATTGGGTGGGTATTGAAATGGGCAGAACTGTTGTTACATGGCAGTCTCTATTACTGGTGGAAAGGGTCTTCAGACCTCATCCTGGATGAGGATTGAGCTTAGCAGCTTGGTGGAGACCTCTACCAAAGTTAAATGTGTGGACAGGCACTGCTAAATTTAAACTGCAAGAAAGAATTAACCTGTCTTACAGTCTGCTGATGTATCACATTTGAGTGGCTGGTTTGGGTGTGTAATGACCATGCTTTCCTGCTAGTATTGAGTGACAGGAACCCTGGCCTTCAGATGGAAACCAGAAATTGAAGTTGGAGGAGTGTGGTGGAGCAGATCATCCCACCAGGCATGACTGAGAATCCCAAGTACTGTGGCgggttgtgtgttttattggttGGCAGGAAGAGAGCCAACCATTCCGGGCTGTGTATTTTAGTTCTTGCCTGGAGGGGATTTGTAGTTTATGAGAACTGGTAGGCTGGAAGACCTGGACCTGCACAGGCTGCTGGGCAACTTCGTAAATAGCTCTGTTAAGACACATGTAGGTTTGTTTGGGTTTTGTGCATGTAATAGTTCACAaactgatgttttgttttcttgcctTTTACGAGTGCCTTTCATGGCTGCTTTTATACGAGAATGCAGGGAATTGTTATCAGGATTGTATGGTGACTGACTAGGTTTGTGGTCAACATTGGCTGAGCTGTTTTTATCGAGACCCACTGCATCCCCTCAGCTTGCATGTtatcttgtttttatatttatgtttttacaaacaTGTTTGTAAGAATTAAGTTTTAGCCTTTGAAGTGTACCCTATGTTGCCTGGCCAGTCTGGGTTATCTGAACTGATATCTCTGCCCTCAGGGCATTTGCTCCTTTGCCCCTCTTTGTGGGTGTGGCATAAGCTTCAGAAAGGTGAGTTGTTTAGAGGTTTGAGACAACAGGGCAATGTGTGATCTTCGGACTGTCTCAGTGCTATTGGCCTTTTCAATAATCATCCATCAACTGCCACTCTATTTTTTCTTGAGCTGTGTTCCACTATATAATTTCTTGAGTTATGCTCTTTTTGGTTTATTAATCAATAATCAGGTTTTTAGTATGAGCTAAAACAAATCAGGCCTGTCAAGTTGTATTATTTGCTATCAGTTAAGTCTGAGCTTAGTGCCGTACTCTGTGGGGTTTTGTGTAATGGTGGTCAATGCTTTGCTCTGCTAagaaataaatgacacaaaGATTTCGAGTGAAATCAAGTGTTTATTGAGACTGAAAGAACAGCACTATAcagaacacaaaattaaatgaaattgtgaaaaattagaataaatgaatgtgaaaataaacatgcaatATAAATGCCTGTCTACACACAGGCCTCCTATGTCTATAAAGTGGTACATTATGTAAATTCAACTGTAAGTGTGTTACCATTAGCAAATTATcagtaaaaagttttaaaggTGATGAATAAGTTGCATTTTCCAGAGGTGTGAGGTAAACAGGTTACAAGAAGTAAACAATGATTGAAACCTAATTACAGACGTACTTTAATAGTTTATACATTCGTCCTgtttcatatttaacatttcagtgAGTACTGTTTGTTCTGCGTTGTTGTAAGACTACTTTTGTAAAGTCTCAGCCTCTTTTTCATCTGGTGCATGATGAAATTAACTAAGGTCACATTGATCATGCCATTTCTTCAGCGATTCTCCTTCATCTATAGAATGCTTGTATACTTTGTTTAATGTCAAGTCCCACTCTTGATGTTTATGTCTTCTTTACATTACTCCTCAGATTATATGCTCCTCAAAGTACAAAACTGATGTCTGTCCTGAGTAGATACAAGTGAATT of Scleropages formosus chromosome 10, fSclFor1.1, whole genome shotgun sequence contains these proteins:
- the LOC114911603 gene encoding olfactory receptor 1-like, translating into MSAMFSKNSSLNVPLRPAFFFISGFSNIPHSNYYYIFLSFVYVVTMLGNSFVMIIIYTDRSLHTPKYMAIFNLAIVDVCESTALIPNLIKTFLFDSQEISYEACLANLFFVFFFSSMQSTTVVILAYDRFVAICIPLRYHAVVTNISVGVLITVTWTFNSAVMSFTVGLHTRLSFCESTVIDSFFCDNGPLYRLACNDYSLNIIMAYFNIAIFIFLPLTLIGLSYICILVALFKITSWEGRLKALQTCFSHFTLVSIFYIPTACTYITAMTVSIHRNAKIINTSLSYSLPPMINPIVYSLNTVEIKEFAKKMFRANTLSTVTALEE